The window CACAAGCAATCTCTCCAGGAACTTTGCCGAATACAAAATAATACCTTTATAAAAAGAGAACGAAAAAAAAAGTAGATGTAGATGTATAGATGACGAAGACAGAAGTAGAAAAAAGTGAACAGACAAGGCACCAACCTGTAATTTCATGTACAACAGTACAACCAAGAAATAATCTACCAACATCCTCATATGATGATCATGGTCAGCCCCTCACAGACCTAGCTTCAAGAAATGAAGTCAAGACAGTTGAAATGATACCGGCTTCATGACTTAACTCTAATCCTGGTTTAACAGGCCAAAAGAGGTAAAATAGATTCATTTTGATTTCTAACCTCTTAGTGTATCATATGCAAAAGTTAATTTACCTAGTTTAGGGAAGAGCCTCACGAATCAGTCAACGGGTGGTAGAAAAAGTTTCCTTGATTGAACTATCGTCACCTGATCATCCTTCTCCAGATATAGAATGCTAAGATGTCATGGACTCACTCAATTTCTGTAGTTGGAGTGGCATGGCCTTACAATGCAACCTTTCTTCCTTGATTGAAGCATGTTGAAGTTTCAATCGGGTTGTTGATCTATTTCTAGCAACTCTGGCAACAAATGCTATTGCATACGATCTTCACTCCTCCTGATGATCACATCCCTTCGTTTGCTGTCATTAATGGGGGACAGTCTTTCATCACTGAGAAAGAGAGACTCACATTCTTCTAGTATCAGATTTACATCCTACAACATATGACATAAGATTAAAAGTAAATGAGAAAATACGCATTACATAAGTATATATATGACAGATCAATAAATACTAACAGTCAGAAATAAAAGATGTTCACCTGAAGAAGTGAATAAGAATAAGATTGAGAGGTGTTGTTCGTAGATGATGAAAGCCATGAAGAGTTCGAATACTCTTGGTGCTTGAAACGGAAATTACTTATGCCTGTGTACAACATAAAAAGAGAAGATAATCAATTAGACAAATACTCAGGACACTGCAACTTTTTTAGCTCTAAATTGATACATGAGCAATGCGAGATTCAATTGGTGTAATTTGAAGCGATTAATCTATATGCATTACTTAATTTAGCTTACCGTGCTACGTATTCGGATGATTTTACAATGAGCTGCGCAAGGCCTAGCCGTTCCACATGTTGACGAGTTCTGCTTGTTCTAGGAGAGATTAAAGTCTGAGTAATTTAAGAGACCATAACAATGAAAAATTACTGGTCGTGTTGATCGTAGTTACTTTGACTTGCTACGAAATATTGAAGAGAACTTCTACCTTCAATGAACTCGTGTCAATATATGGGGATGGAAGATAACTGGAAATGGATGCCTCCAGCAATTTCTGTGAAAATGAAAGTAGTTGACAATTAACTTCCATTGAAAAAAATTAACTTGATACATCAATGATCACATTACATAATTAAATTTTAGTAAAAATTGTCTGCATTCTAGACAAATAAAGATCCATAACTATTTAGCTAGACAAATCATACATAAATGCTCATCTGCATTAAGCTTATCATGTGTTGCAACAAGAGTTGTACAACAATGAGCCGTCACCACAGAAATCAGAAGTGATTTACCAATTTGAAAAAAAAAAAAAAACCAAAACCATCCATCCCATATGTGATAATAAGTTGCAAACATTGTGATATTTGGGAGGTGTGAAATCTTACCAGAAGAGAAGACCAGTGAACAATACTTGGTCATCTAATTTTGATGTGTGGGGCGTGAGAAATCTTGGCCCACTGCTCACTTGTTTTGTCCCGGACAATATCTGTGAGAATCGGTGAAGAGGAGATGTCCACAGTCTGTAGTGGTGTGTTGCGCAGGAAGTCGGGCAGCGTACCAAGTTTCGGGCAATAAAGAATTTCTAACGAAGACAGGCAGGGCATTATTATAATATTATTATTCTGAAAATCCCCTTCCCACTCTTCCCACTCTTCCATATAACCGACCTTGAGGGTTTTCAATTTGGGGAATAAAGACGAGGAGCCATCATCATCAACTCCCAACAACAACTCGACTCCGAACTTTTTCACTTTGTCCATGCTATAAAATACGAGAGACTCAAGCGACGGCAGTTTGCCCAATGGACCCGAAAGCAGCTCACAGTTGCCGAATTCAGCGAGAACAAGCCTTTTCAACTTATGTAAGGACAAGATCCAATTAGGCAAGAGAATGCTGGCCCCACAGTTCCGGATCACCAGCAATTCCAAATCTCTATGTGGTTGCAACCCGTTCAGTACTTCCATATCTATGTGGCCCCTCCCTTCTTGTCTGTATGACCCACCACACACGGAACATGCGAAATATAGTCCCAGTCGAGAAAGACGTTTCTCACCCAAACATGCCGCTACAGCCTGGCTCGCATCTTCCACCGACCCCAAGTGTGAAATGGAGAGACTCCCTTCAAGTTGGTGCAAGTCTTTTAAATCTTCCAACTTCGACGTCCCTTCGTTGTCTGCACCTTTATAACCATTTATATGAAACTCATCCAGCTCCTGCAGACCGGTTAACCCCCTTATCCCTTTTAATTTTAGACGAAAGCACCCATAGACATAAAGATGCTTTAGCTTGGTCAGCTTCCTCATCGCCTCTTCATCTGGTAATTTGACAAGTTGACTGCACTCTACAAGTCGCAAGGTTTGCAGATTGTATAGATCACATAAACTGTCAGGCAATTCCTTCAGTTTATCGTTATCTGACAAGTCCAGATATCTCAGATGAATCAATCCACCAATCTCCTTTGGAACTTCTATAATCGATTTCTTACTCAAATTCAAACTCCTAAGGCTTTTTAATTGCGAAATCAACTCTACCCCGATGCATGCAAGTTTCGATTCAAAACATGTGAGAGTGCGAAGACTCTTACAGTTGAGAAAAGAAACCGGAAAAGGACCCTCTGGTGCAAACATCAAAGACAAATGACGGATCTCATCACCCGGTAACTCCATTCTCTCGTTACCACCCTTGACCACCATACTAAAGCACTCATCCTTGGTCAAGTATTGCACAAAGTCATGCACAATATCGTGCATCTTACATCTAAAAATATTCCCCATCCAATCTTCCGTGAAATCTTGAAAGAAAGACCGCATTACTAAGTTTTCAAAACACCTTTGACCGACTATTTTTCTCTCTTTGTTTCCTTCTTTGACTTCAAGATAATCTTGTGACATCCACAACTCAATCAACTTATCTTTATAAATTTCATAATCCTTAGGAAACGTGGCACAATACAAGAGACAACGTTTGGACAGTGGTTCTAAATCATAGTAACTTAGTAGTAAAGGTTGAAAAACCTGCTGCTCAACCTCTTGTATTTCCCATATCTTACTATTTAAAACATCTACCCATTGCTCTATTGTATTCTTATACCGCATTAGACTACCCAAAGTCTTTGCAGCAAGAGGCAAGCCTTTGCACCTTTTTACAATTTTATTACCAATATCTTTAAACTTTTCAGACTCTTTTCTTTCACCATCGAAAAATGCAATATGATAGAACAATGACTGACAAGTTTCTTCACTTAACTCCTGTAAACGGATAGTGTTACCGCTAGTCGTTCCCATTGCACTAGCAACTTGCGCTATACGCGTTGTAACTAAAATCCTACTCCCTGAGGCACCACAGAGTAATGTTGTCAAGAAGGGCTCCCACTTTCTATGATCTGAGTCCCAAACATCATCTAGGACGAGAAGGAACTTCCTGCCCTCAATAGAGTTAGATATATGTTGAACATATGTTTCTAACTCATCTGAATTTGGGACAACTACTTTAAGACTCTCTAGGATGGCTTTTGCAACCGCAATTTGTACAAAGGGTTCTGAGACACAAACCCATATTCTTGTATGAAAACAATCTTTTACCATATCATCATTATAGGCTAGTTGGGCAAGAGTTGTTTTTCCTATCCCCCCTAAACCAACAATAGATATGACAAGAGGCTTCTTCCTTTCTTCACTATTCTCACTCACTAACTGGCTCACTAGTTTATTCATTTCATAGTCCCTACCAAATGTCCCAGATTTATCGACAATAGAAAAACTTTTCAATCGAGCAGGTTGCTCAATTTCAGTTTCATTGCGATGGAAATTATAAAATTTCCGTTGTTCGTGAATCAAAGCTAACTTCTCATTCAGCTCTTTTATCCTCACAGCAATGTCACGACGAAAAATTATCTGATTGACTTGGCTATTGCAAAGACAATGCATGGGAATAGAGAAACATACCTTCTTCTTAGGTATAATAGCATTTTCACCTTGTTTCTCGATTTGCTGTTTCAGGATTTCATACCTCCACTCGTCCACCACATCGTCTATCTCAAACGACACTTCTTTGAGATTGTTGAGCCAGCGTCTCACGTTGGCCTCCTTCACTTGCCTCCTCTCTGCATCCGCAAGCACATCTTGAATAGTTTCAAGGTTAAGGGTGAGGTTTATTACTTCTTTTTTGACATTCACAACAAGTCTCACGTTTTGTTCAACTTGTTGGAAAAGGATAGAACCCAACTGTTGTACAAGGAAGGATACAAGTGCTTCAGACATTTTGGTGTTTGGAAATGGATCGACTGACGACAAGAAATTGGAAAGGGAGAAGATGAACTAGCTCAAAGTAGGAAGAATTTCTTGTGTACACACAAAGGGCAAGTGACACGGTGGAGAAGAAATCAAGAAGATGTGGTTGTGGTTTCCTCCCTACAAACCAGCTTTATATAATGAGAAGTGAAGATATCTTGGTGGAAAATTTAAGCATCAGTATTTGGTACACAAGCAGTAAACCATTAACAAGCGAGGAATTTTTGAATGCTTAGGGAGAACGTAATTCTTTGTCCATTGCCTTTATTCTCCTCACTTTGTTCCTTACTTGTTAGCAACCAAATACAAATGATTCAAATGAAGATTTATCCATCCCATGTTATTCCTTACTTCTAAGCAACCAAATTGATATGAAATTCTTCTCAAAACAAATATGACATGAAGATTGCTAGATCCATGCACAACTTCTTTCTCAAGAACCCTACTTATTGTTTTCCTTTACTTTTTATCATAGTGTTTCTATTCTATGATCTTCATTTCCCATGGTTCTCCTGTTCT of the Fragaria vesca subsp. vesca linkage group LG6, FraVesHawaii_1.0, whole genome shotgun sequence genome contains:
- the LOC101300940 gene encoding putative disease resistance protein RGA4-like, with translation MSEALVSFLVQQLGSILFQQVEQNVRLVVNVKKEVINLTLNLETIQDVLADAERRQVKEANVRRWLNNLKEVSFEIDDVVDEWRYEILKQQIEKQGENAIIPKKKVCFSIPMHCLCNSQVNQIIFRRDIAVRIKELNEKLALIHEQRKFYNFHRNETEIEQPARLKSFSIVDKSGTFGRDYEMNKLVSQLVSENSEERKKPLVISIVGLGGIGKTTLAQLAYNDDMVKDCFHTRIWVCVSEPFVQIAVAKAILESLKVVVPNSDELETYVQHISNSIEGRKFLLVLDDVWDSDHRKWEPFLTTLLCGASGSRILVTTRIAQVASAMGTTSGNTIRLQELSEETCQSLFYHIAFFDGERKESEKFKDIGNKIVKRCKGLPLAAKTLGSLMRYKNTIEQWVDVLNSKIWEIQEVEQQVFQPLLLSYYDLEPLSKRCLLYCATFPKDYEIYKDKLIELWMSQDYLEVKEGNKERKIVGQRCFENLVMRSFFQDFTEDWMGNIFRCKMHDIVHDFVQYLTKDECFSMVVKGGNERMELPGDEIRHLSLMFAPEGPFPVSFLNCKSLRTLTCFESKLACIGVELISQLKSLRSLNLSKKSIIEVPKEIGGLIHLRYLDLSDNDKLKELPDSLCDLYNLQTLRLVECSQLVKLPDEEAMRKLTKLKHLYVYGCFRLKLKGIRGLTGLQELDEFHINGYKGADNEGTSKLEDLKDLHQLEGSLSISHLGSVEDASQAVAACLGEKRLSRLGLYFACSVCGGSYRQEGRGHIDMEVLNGLQPHRDLELLVIRNCGASILLPNWILSLHKLKRLVLAEFGNCELLSGPLGKLPSLESLVFYSMDKVKKFGVELLLGVDDDGSSSLFPKLKTLKVGYMEEWEEWEGDFQNNNIIIMPCLSSLEILYCPKLGTLPDFLRNTPLQTVDISSSPILTDIVRDKTSISNFRFKHQEYSNSSWLSSSTNNTSQSYSYSLLQDVNLILEECESLFLSDERLSPINDSKRRDVIIRRSEDRMQ